The following coding sequences are from one Leguminivora glycinivorella isolate SPB_JAAS2020 chromosome 7, LegGlyc_1.1, whole genome shotgun sequence window:
- the LOC125228256 gene encoding uncharacterized protein LOC125228256: MDSNSDSGDTFFKLEPDSDNESYSNSKVEPRLQWSSENTVKLIGIMERDCKELWDARHPMNKDRAARQAKLQYLALMFGTTVEEISRKIHNLRTQFNNELRKIKRRQCGEERGAAGSGWEYFDALCFLRSPPGGNPLDVDGVNLALAEFQAEEEMEFGAALRANSIKASSPTETPKLRRVAASAPPPLPPSANPLMWPEEPTPRLRPGMGADECQIFGDFVASELRTLRSDDARKKLKRIIQKAILQIGEEEDGNGP; encoded by the exons ATGGATTCCAATTCAGATTCAGGCGATACGTTCTTCAAATTGGAGCCAGATTCGGATAACGAGAGTTATAGTAATTCTAAAGTAGAACCGAGGTTGCAATGGAGTTCGGAGAATACTGTGAAGTTAATTGGTATAATGGAGAGGGATTGTAAGGAGTTGTGGGACGCGAGGCACCCTATGAATAAGGATAGGGCGGCGCGGCAGGCTAAGTTGCAGTATTTGGCGCTTATGTTTGGGACGACGGTTGAGGAGATAAGTAGGAAGATACACAACTTGAGGACGCAGTTCAACAACGAGCTGCGGAAGATTAAGCGGCGGCAGTGCGGGGAGGAGCGCGGGGCGGCGGGGAGCGGGTGGGAGTACTTCGATGCCCTTTGCTTCCTGCGCTCGCCCCCCGGGGGCAACCCCCTCGATGTGGATGGAGTCAATCTAGCG CTGGCTGAATTCCAAGCCGAAGAGGAGATGGAATTCGGAGCCGCACTCCGAGCAAACTCCATAAAGGCCTCGAGCCCCACCGAGACCCCAAAACTGCGTAGAGTAGCTGCGTCAGCCCCCCCACCCTTACCTCCCAGTGCCAACCCCCTGATGTGGCCGGAGGAACCGACTCCTAGATTAAGACCAGGGATGGGAGCTGATGAATGCCAA ATTTTCGGTGACTTCGTAGCCTCAGAGCTGCGCACGCTCCGCTCAGACGACGCGCGCAAGAAACTCAAGCGCATCATCCAGAAGGCCATCCTTCAGATCGGGGAAGAAGAGGACGGCAACGGCCCCTAG